A single genomic interval of Armatimonadota bacterium harbors:
- a CDS encoding ATP-binding cassette domain-containing protein: protein MTAPPVIRMVDVAKAYEVARPAGWPGRAPGQVLEVVSGLTLEVRPGEFVSLIGPSGCGKSTVLFLLAGLRPPTAGTIEVAGRPPQEALRAGLSTVIFQQPVLFEWLSTEENLLLPLRLRDPRWWLWPWRRGRYLERARTLLATVELDGFGDYYPDKLSGGMQQRAAIARALTLDPQVLLMDEPFGALDELTRDRMNLELLRVVEGRRLTVVFVTHSLEEAVFLSDRVVVMSRGPSPRTGSSIVAQIPVTLPRPRRLALKEEAAFFQAVRAGRAALREAQAA from the coding sequence GTGACCGCACCCCCCGTCATCCGGATGGTGGACGTGGCCAAGGCCTACGAGGTGGCGCGGCCGGCCGGGTGGCCCGGCCGCGCCCCGGGCCAGGTCCTGGAGGTCGTCTCCGGCCTCACCCTGGAGGTCCGGCCCGGGGAGTTCGTCTCCCTCATCGGCCCGTCGGGGTGCGGCAAGAGCACCGTCCTCTTCCTCCTGGCCGGCCTGCGGCCGCCCACCGCCGGGACCATCGAGGTGGCCGGACGCCCGCCGCAGGAAGCGCTGCGCGCGGGGCTCAGCACGGTCATCTTCCAGCAGCCCGTCCTCTTCGAGTGGCTGAGCACGGAGGAGAACCTCCTCCTGCCGCTGCGGCTGCGCGACCCGCGCTGGTGGTTGTGGCCCTGGCGGCGCGGCCGGTACCTGGAGCGCGCCCGGACGCTGCTGGCCACCGTCGAGCTGGACGGCTTCGGCGACTACTACCCGGACAAGCTCTCCGGCGGCATGCAGCAACGCGCCGCCATCGCCCGGGCCCTCACCCTCGACCCCCAGGTGCTGCTGATGGACGAGCCCTTCGGGGCGCTGGACGAGCTCACACGGGACCGCATGAACCTGGAACTGCTGCGCGTGGTCGAGGGGCGCCGGCTCACCGTGGTCTTCGTCACTCACTCGCTCGAGGAGGCGGTCTTCCTCTCCGACCGGGTGGTGGTGATGAGCCGCGGCCCCTCGCCGCGCACGGGGTCGAGCATCGTAGCCCAGATCCCCGTGACGCTGCCGCGCCCGCGCCGCCTAGCCCTCAAGGAGGAGGCGGCCTTCTTCCAGGCGGTGCGTGCGGGGCGGGCGGCGCTGCGGGAGGCGCAGGCGGCCTGA